From Pantoea sp. Ep11b, the proteins below share one genomic window:
- a CDS encoding M48 family metallopeptidase, giving the protein MKIQKTVCALGLATLLSGCQGLDNNGLMQSGAQAFQAYTLSDDQVKQLSDQSCEQMDKDNQIAPANSDYQQRLNKIAAALGDNINGVPANYKVYQTKDVNAWAMANGCIRVYSGLMDMMTDNEVEGVLGHEMGHVALGHTRKAMQLAYATTAARTAAASVGGVIGSLSQSQLGEMGEKLVNAQFSQSQESQADDYSYDLMKKRNINPMGLVTSFEKLAKLEQGRQSSMFDSHPASEARAEHIRERIAADAK; this is encoded by the coding sequence ATGAAAATCCAGAAAACGGTATGTGCGCTGGGGCTGGCGACGCTGCTCAGCGGCTGTCAGGGTTTAGACAATAACGGGCTGATGCAGTCGGGCGCACAGGCGTTTCAGGCTTATACCCTGAGCGACGATCAGGTAAAGCAGCTGAGCGATCAATCCTGTGAGCAGATGGACAAGGATAATCAGATCGCCCCGGCAAACAGCGACTATCAGCAGCGGCTGAACAAGATCGCGGCCGCGCTGGGCGATAACATTAATGGCGTGCCGGCTAACTACAAGGTCTATCAGACCAAAGATGTCAACGCCTGGGCGATGGCAAACGGCTGTATCCGTGTTTACAGCGGCCTGATGGATATGATGACCGACAACGAAGTTGAAGGCGTGCTGGGCCATGAGATGGGCCACGTCGCGCTGGGCCATACGCGCAAGGCGATGCAGCTGGCGTATGCCACCACCGCCGCCCGCACGGCCGCCGCGTCGGTGGGGGGTGTAATCGGCTCCCTGTCGCAGTCGCAGCTGGGCGAAATGGGTGAAAAGCTGGTTAACGCCCAGTTCTCTCAGTCTCAGGAGTCGCAGGCGGATGATTACTCTTACGATCTGATGAAGAAGCGCAACATCAACCCGATGGGTCTGGTGACCAGTTTCGAGAAGCTGGCGAAGCTGGAACAGGGTCGTCAGAGTTCAATGTTTGACTCTCACCCGGCCTCTGAAGCGCGTGCGGAGCATATTCGTGAGCGCATCGCGGCAGACGCGAAGTAA
- a CDS encoding YidB family protein has protein sequence MGFLDELAGSLQNHQSDGHLPGQLQAVWHWVQEQGGVEVLLQKFQQSGLGDVFSSWIGTGANQPLAHNDIHSAFGQSELQSLADKLGTDVQGAAGTLAVILPQLIDRMSPQGQMDEASLHENKLDLGSMVNQIFHR, from the coding sequence ATGGGCTTTCTTGATGAACTGGCGGGTTCACTCCAGAACCACCAGAGTGACGGGCATCTTCCGGGGCAGCTTCAGGCTGTCTGGCACTGGGTGCAGGAGCAGGGCGGTGTCGAAGTGTTGCTGCAAAAATTCCAGCAGAGCGGACTGGGTGACGTTTTCAGCTCGTGGATTGGCACCGGCGCGAACCAGCCGCTGGCGCACAACGATATTCACTCGGCGTTTGGCCAGTCTGAGCTGCAGTCGCTGGCGGATAAACTGGGCACGGATGTGCAGGGGGCGGCGGGGACGCTGGCGGTGATTCTGCCGCAGCTGATTGACCGGATGTCACCGCAGGGGCAGATGGATGAAGCCTCACTGCACGAGAACAAACTCGATCTGGGCTCTATGGTGAATCAGATCTTCCACCGCTAG
- the speB gene encoding agmatinase, whose amino-acid sequence MYNTLGNQYDNSLVSNAFGFMRFPLNFQPYDSDAEWVITGVPFDAATSGRPGSRLGPGAIRQISTNLAWEGCRWPWDFDLRQRLNVVDCGDLVYAFGDSQDLSDKLQAHAEKLLANGKRMMTFGGDHYVTLPLLRAHAKHFGRMALVHFDAHTDTYSNGPTFDHGTMFFTAPKEGLIDPQHSVQIGIRTEFDKSLGFNVLDAAQVNDRSVDDILAEVKRTVGDLPVYLTFDIDCLDPAHAPGTGTPVIGGLTTDKATKLIRGLQGMNIVGMDLVEVAPGYDHADLTALAAATLALDMLHVQAVNKG is encoded by the coding sequence ATGTACAACACGCTTGGCAATCAGTACGACAACTCCCTGGTCTCTAACGCCTTCGGCTTTATGCGTTTCCCGCTGAACTTTCAGCCTTATGACAGCGACGCCGAATGGGTGATCACCGGCGTTCCTTTCGATGCCGCCACCTCGGGTCGTCCGGGCAGCCGCCTGGGGCCGGGAGCGATCCGTCAGATCTCCACCAACCTGGCGTGGGAAGGCTGCCGCTGGCCGTGGGATTTCGATCTGCGTCAGCGTCTGAACGTCGTCGACTGCGGCGATCTTGTTTACGCCTTCGGTGATTCGCAGGATCTCTCCGACAAGTTACAGGCCCATGCAGAAAAACTGCTGGCGAATGGCAAGCGCATGATGACCTTTGGCGGCGACCACTACGTTACGCTGCCGCTGCTGCGCGCTCATGCGAAACATTTCGGCAGGATGGCGCTGGTGCACTTCGATGCGCACACTGACACCTACTCGAATGGCCCGACGTTCGACCACGGCACCATGTTCTTTACCGCGCCGAAAGAGGGGCTGATCGATCCACAGCACTCCGTGCAGATCGGTATCCGCACCGAGTTCGACAAGAGCCTGGGCTTCAACGTGCTGGATGCGGCGCAGGTCAATGACCGCAGCGTTGATGATATCCTGGCTGAAGTAAAACGTACCGTCGGCGACCTGCCGGTCTATCTGACGTTCGATATCGACTGCCTGGACCCGGCCCATGCGCCTGGCACCGGTACGCCGGTCATTGGCGGTCTTACCACCGACAAGGCGACCAAACTGATCCGCGGCCTGCAGGGGATGAACATTGTCGGCATGGACCTGGTTGAAGTCGCCCCGGGCTATGACCACGCCGATCTGACCGCGCTGGCTGCGGCCACGCTGGCGCTGGATATGCTGCATGTTCAGGCTGTGAACAAAGGTTAA
- the speA gene encoding biosynthetic arginine decarboxylase, whose translation MSDDMKNIKGSSAGEQGTLRSMQEVAMNDQDASKMLRTYNIAWWGNNYYDVNELGHISVCPDPDRPEVRVDLARLVKEREAQGQRLPALFCFPQILQHRLRSINAAFKRARESYGYTGDYFLVYPIKVNQHKRVIESLIHSGEPLGLEAGSKAELMAVLAHAGQTRSVIVCNGYKDREYIRLALIGEKMGHKVYLVLEKMTEVRLVLEEAERLNVVPRLGIRARLASQGSGKWQSSGGEKSKFGLSATQVLKLVEIMREAGRIDSLQLLHFHLGSQMANIRDIATGVRESARFYVELAKLGVNIKCFDVGGGLGVDYEGTRSQSDCSVNYGLNEYANNVIWAIGAACDEHGLEHPTVITESGRAVTAHHTVLVSNIIGVERNEFSEPETPEPDAPRPILSMWETWQEMHEPDTRRSLREWLHDSQMDLSDIHTGYSSGTYDLKQRSWAEQLYLSICHYIQQHLDPSNRAHRPIIDELQERMADKIYVNFSLFQSMPDAWGIDQLFPVLPLEGLNKKPERRAVLLDITCDSDGTIDHYVDGDGIATTLPMPEYDLDNPPMLGFFMVGAYQEILGNMHNLFGDTEAVDVYARENGEVEVQLSDEGDTVADMLRYVQLDPNELMTLFRNQVQTSDIDDELRAQFLEEFESGLYGYTYLEDE comes from the coding sequence ATGTCTGACGACATGAAGAATATCAAAGGTTCGTCAGCTGGCGAACAGGGTACACTCCGCTCCATGCAGGAGGTTGCAATGAACGATCAGGATGCGAGCAAAATGTTGCGCACGTACAACATCGCCTGGTGGGGCAACAACTATTACGACGTTAACGAGCTGGGCCATATCAGCGTCTGCCCGGACCCGGATCGCCCCGAGGTGCGCGTCGATTTAGCCCGGCTGGTTAAAGAGCGCGAAGCGCAGGGCCAGCGTCTGCCCGCGCTCTTCTGCTTCCCGCAAATCCTGCAGCACCGTCTGCGCTCTATCAACGCCGCCTTTAAACGTGCGCGTGAATCTTACGGCTATACCGGCGACTACTTCCTGGTTTACCCGATCAAGGTTAACCAGCATAAGCGGGTGATTGAGTCGCTGATCCACAGCGGTGAGCCGCTGGGACTGGAAGCTGGCTCAAAAGCAGAGCTGATGGCGGTGCTGGCGCATGCCGGTCAGACCCGATCGGTGATCGTCTGTAACGGCTACAAAGACCGTGAATATATTCGTCTGGCGCTGATTGGCGAAAAGATGGGCCACAAGGTCTATCTGGTGCTGGAGAAGATGACCGAGGTCCGGCTGGTGCTGGAAGAGGCCGAGCGTCTCAACGTGGTGCCGCGTCTGGGTATCCGTGCGCGTCTGGCGTCGCAGGGCTCCGGCAAATGGCAGTCAAGCGGCGGCGAAAAGTCGAAGTTCGGTCTGTCGGCAACCCAGGTACTGAAACTGGTTGAGATCATGCGCGAAGCGGGTCGTATCGACAGCCTGCAGCTGCTGCACTTCCACCTGGGATCGCAGATGGCCAACATCCGCGATATCGCTACCGGCGTGCGTGAGTCGGCGCGCTTCTATGTGGAACTGGCAAAGCTGGGCGTTAATATCAAATGCTTCGACGTCGGCGGCGGTCTGGGCGTCGATTACGAAGGCACACGGTCGCAGTCTGACTGCTCGGTCAACTATGGGCTGAATGAGTACGCGAACAATGTAATCTGGGCGATTGGTGCCGCCTGTGATGAGCATGGTCTGGAACACCCGACGGTCATCACCGAGTCGGGCCGTGCCGTGACAGCACACCATACCGTGCTGGTCTCGAACATTATCGGCGTAGAGCGCAACGAGTTCAGCGAACCCGAAACGCCGGAACCGGATGCGCCACGTCCGATCCTCAGCATGTGGGAAACCTGGCAGGAGATGCACGAGCCGGACACCCGCCGTTCGCTGCGTGAATGGCTGCATGACAGCCAGATGGACCTGTCTGATATCCACACCGGCTACTCGTCCGGCACCTACGATCTTAAACAGCGTTCATGGGCCGAGCAGCTCTACCTGAGCATCTGTCATTACATCCAGCAGCATCTCGATCCCAGCAACCGTGCGCACCGTCCGATCATCGACGAACTGCAGGAGCGGATGGCGGATAAGATCTATGTGAACTTCTCGCTGTTCCAGTCGATGCCGGACGCATGGGGTATCGACCAGCTCTTCCCGGTGCTGCCGCTGGAAGGGCTGAACAAAAAGCCGGAGCGTCGTGCCGTGCTGCTCGACATCACCTGTGACTCCGATGGCACCATCGATCACTACGTGGATGGCGACGGTATCGCAACCACGCTGCCGATGCCGGAATATGACCTGGATAACCCGCCGATGCTAGGCTTCTTTATGGTCGGCGCCTATCAGGAGATCCTGGGCAACATGCACAACCTGTTCGGCGACACCGAGGCGGTGGATGTCTACGCGCGCGAGAACGGGGAAGTGGAAGTGCAGCTCTCCGACGAAGGGGACACCGTGGCAGACATGCTGCGCTACGTGCAGCTGGATCCCAACGAGCTGATGACGCTGTTCCGTAATCAGGTTCAGACCTCCGATATCGACGACGAGCTGCGTGCGCAGTTCCTCGAAGAGTTTGAGAGCGGCCTCTACGGATACACCTATTTAGAAGATGAGTAA